The following is a genomic window from Prunus persica cultivar Lovell chromosome G7, Prunus_persica_NCBIv2, whole genome shotgun sequence.
GAGGTTTTGGCCTTGAGTTGATGAATTCTATGCTTTCTTGAATGCTTTTCAACTgtaaaaatagacaaaaagGACGTTTTTGAGAACTGGAGAAGTTAATATTCACAAAAGGGGTATAGCAATTCTCACCGTGATTATTGGAAGCAGTGGACCAAAAATTTCTTCAGTCATGATTGCAGCATCAAGTGGAGGATCTAACAGGATTGTTGGCTCGATGAACCTGAAAAGTTTGCAGAACAAAACCGATAAGCGTCTACAGAGACTAATTATTTTGTTGCTTGGGCCAGACCAGCAAAGCATTGTTAAACTACAAACTTCAAGCCAGGGGGGAAAGAAAAAGCCGACACCACACAAAGTAAGATATCTGAGTTATCTTATCCAATTCAAAAAACCGACTAAAAGGATTGAGAACTTACAGATTTTCTTCATCAAGTGAACCGCCATGTACAATGGAAGCTGCCACAAGAGGGTCTTTGAGGAGATTGCGCAGCCGCTCAAAATGGCCCCTATTTATGACTCTGGCTATGCACTTTGAGTCTTTGGGGCTATCACTATAAAATCTCTTGACTGTTTTCTTTAGTAATTCGATCTAAAAGACATACAACTAGGATATGAAATCATCTCAAAGCCAACGGACCATTAGGCCTTGCATAACTATAAATCAAAGAATTTATTCAAGACAAGTTTACCAGAGTGGAAGCAAGCTTTTCCTCGATGAGTATATAATCAACTCCTATACATGCCTGCCCATTGCAAGGTCCCCACTTCCCTCCTACAATTCTTTTGATAGCCACCTTCAGGGCAAAAAAAAGCATTTAATACGAGTAAATTTATAGTTTAAAGAGGCACCAAAATAAAGCAACTCAGAAAACCTTTAAGTCTGAAGGATTGGAGAAGGAATCTAGGATAGTAGGGCATTTTCCACCCAGCTCTAGAGTAACAGGTGTTAAATTCTTTGCAGCTGCAGACATGACAATGCGCCCTACCTGCGGACTTCCTGAATTGTGAGAGGCAAATTAGTGTTTGAAGCAAAGTGTTATTGATGACAGTTGTATGTATTGCATTCTTGATCATCTTCATGAGATCACCAAAGAAACCAGGAATGATAAGGAAATCTGTTAATTGTGAAAGAAATTCTATACTCTGAGGTGATTGTGGAGATCTATACCGGTAAAGAATATCTTGTCCCACTTCTGCTGCAGGAGTAGTTCACTAATTTCTGCTCCACCCTCAATAACTCTAACGGCTTTAGAGTCCATGTATTGAGGGATAGTGTtggcaagaaaagaagagcAAGCCGGTGCTTGTTCTGAAGGTTTTAGAACCACTGTGTTCCCTGCAGATATTGCTCCTATCACAGGGTCCAATCCCAAGGCTGCATAAATAGCAGAACATGAGCTTTTCTACTTTGTCCTTTAAACTGTTAACAAAAATCTAATACACGCAGTTTTATGATATTGTTATTGCCAAGTTGGGAAGGTAGAAGCAGCGTGTCTTGGATGCCTAATGCATCAACAGAAGTCTCAAAACTCGAGAGATATTTCCATGTGAGAAGCTTATATCAAcataacaaaattcaaacagTTTTCGCTAGTGTTACAATTACAAATGTTGTCACTTGAGAAACTGCTGAATTCCTTCCTTCTTGTGTATCAAAAGAAACAATCATGTCAAAGATCCGGATATAACTGGACTCACCTATTGGGAAGTTCCAAGATGCAAAAATGAGAACCACGCCGAGTGGTTCAGGCAGCACCTCTCCGCTTGTGGGGAACAAAAGCAACGGTAATCGA
Proteins encoded in this region:
- the LOC18769757 gene encoding aldehyde dehydrogenase family 3 member F1 isoform X3, translated to MNTTMEAITEVEETLSELRQTFKSGRTRSVAWRKNQVSALLQLIHDQEDEIFKALYEDLGKHPVEVYRDEIGIVKKTINYTLSNLEKWVAPKKSRLPLLLFPTSGEVLPEPLGVVLIFASWNFPIALGLDPVIGAISAGNTVVLKPSEQAPACSSFLANTIPQYMDSKAVRVIEGGAEISELLLQQKWDKIFFTGSPQVGRIVMSAAAKNLTPVTLELGGKCPTILDSFSNPSDLKVAIKRIVGGKWGPCNGQACIGVDYILIEEKLASTLIELLKKTVKRFYSDSPKDSKCIARVINRGHFERLRNLLKDPLVAASIVHGGSLDEENLFIEPTILLDPPLDAAIMTEEIFGPLLPIITLKSIQESIEFINSRPKPLAIYAFTKDEEFRQRILLETSSGSVIFNDVLIQFICDALPFGGVGQSGFGRYHGKYSFDTFSHEKVVMRGNFIVELEPRYPPWNDFKMNFFRLAYNLDYLGLLLLFLGLKRLTGVSQKQCNT
- the LOC18769757 gene encoding aldehyde dehydrogenase family 3 member F1 isoform X2, which produces MNTTMEAITEVEETLSELRQTFKSGRTRSVAWRKNQVSALLQLIHDQEDEIFKALYEDLGKHPVEVYRDEIGIVKKTINYTLSNLEKWVAPKKSRLPLLLFPTSGEVLPEPLGVVLIFASWNFPIALGLDPVIGAISAGNTVVLKPSEQAPACSSFLANTIPQYMDSKAVRVIEGGAEISELLLQQKWDKIFFTGSPQVGRIVMSAAAKNLTPVTLELGGKCPTILDSFSNPSDLKVAIKRIVGGKWGPCNGQACIGVDYILIEEKLASTLIELLKKTVKRFYSDSPKDSKCIARVINRGHFERLRNLLKDPLVAASIVHGGSLDEENLFIEPTILLDPPLDAAIMTEEIFGPLLPIITLKSIQESIEFINSRPKPLAIYAFTKDEEFRQRILLETSSGSVIFNDVLIQFICDALPFGGVGQSGFGRYHGKYSFDTFSHEKVVMRGNFIVELEPRYPPWNDFKMNFFRLAYNLDYLGLLLLFLGLKSNRLTGVSQKQCNT
- the LOC18769757 gene encoding aldehyde dehydrogenase family 3 member F1 isoform X1 encodes the protein MNTTMEAITEVEETLSELRQTFKSGRTRSVAWRKNQVSALLQLIHDQEDEIFKALYEDLGKHPVEVYRDEIGIVKKTINYTLSNLEKWVAPKKSRLPLLLFPTSGEVLPEPLGVVLIFASWNFPIALGLDPVIGAISAGNTVVLKPSEQAPACSSFLANTIPQYMDSKAVRVIEGGAEISELLLQQKWDKIFFTGSPQVGRIVMSAAAKNLTPVTLELGGKCPTILDSFSNPSDLKVAIKRIVGGKWGPCNGQACIGVDYILIEEKLASTLIELLKKTVKRFYSDSPKDSKCIARVINRGHFERLRNLLKDPLVAASIVHGGSLDEENLFIEPTILLDPPLDAAIMTEEIFGPLLPIITLKSIQESIEFINSRPKPLAIYAFTKDEEFRQRILLETSSGSVIFNDVLIQFICDALPFGGVGQSGFGRYHGKYSFDTFSHEKVVMRGNFIVELEPRYPPWNDFKMNFFRLAYNLDYLGLLLLFLGLKRSNRLTGVSQKQCNT
- the LOC18769757 gene encoding aldehyde dehydrogenase family 3 member F1 isoform X4 — its product is MNTTMEAITEVEETLSELRQTFKSGRTRSVAWRKNQVSALLQLIHDQEDEIFKALYEDLGKHPVEVYRDEIGIVKKTINYTLSNLEKWVAPKKSRLPLLLFPTSGEVLPEPLGVVLIFASWNFPIALGLDPVIGAISAGNTVVLKPSEQAPACSSFLANTIPQYMDSKAVRVIEGGAEISELLLQQKWDKIFFTGSPQVGRIVMSAAAKNLTPVTLELGGKCPTILDSFSNPSDLKVAIKRIVGGKWGPCNGQACIGVDYILIEEKLASTLIELLKKTVKRFYSDSPKDSKCIARVINRGHFERLRNLLKDPLVAASIVHGGSLDEENLFIEPTILLDPPLDAAIMTEEIFGPLLPIITLKSIQESIEFINSRPKPLAIYAFTKDEEFRQRILLETSSGSVIFNDVLIQFICDALPFGGVGQSGFGRYHGKYSFDTFSHEKVVMRGNFIVELEPRYPPWNDFKMNFFRLAYNLDYLGLLLLFLGLKR